Proteins encoded together in one Telopea speciosissima isolate NSW1024214 ecotype Mountain lineage chromosome 4, Tspe_v1, whole genome shotgun sequence window:
- the LOC122657867 gene encoding transcription repressor OFP7-like codes for MAKRFKLRLFRLIPSFQNCRSKDPSVLPADPHPIFFRLSPTTTANSNKMDFPATPAALPVPDPPPPLPLQPTPKPYHSSLKRHVSSAILSVRCGFRSRSTKQHVSSDDNSDHPEYKWKQNDKWHVIAPVHDDPPAPRRKIHNSSVSSGTDADVSQSPLGADSKNKKRKKKKKSKPRIRISTSSGDSGWFSSEGGEDDGKDREETETLVSSSRSISTDYSTDFNPHLETINESPNENGSRHKKKKKKNHRRVRRLKPAGKGKTSSSPGTDTPPRLSVFQKLIPCTVDGKVRESFAVIKRSEHPYEDFKRSMLEMIVEKQMFEARELEQLLHCFLSLNSRQHHGIIVEAFSEIWETFFCKSPRTQLDLEAS; via the coding sequence ATGGCGAAACGTTTCAAGCTGCGACTTTTCCGACTCATCCCCTCCTTCCAGAATTGTCGATCCAAAGACCCTTCAGTCCTGCCAGCGGACCCACATCCCATCTTCTTCCGACTCtcccccaccaccaccgccaacAGCAACAAAATGGATTTTCCGGCGACCCCAGCAGCCTTACCTGTCCCggacccaccaccaccactaccactacaACCAACACCAAAGCCTTACCATTCATCTCTCAAACGCCATGTCTCTTCCGCTATCTTATCCGTGCGCTGCGGTTTCCGATCAAGGTCCACCAAGCAGCACGTCTCCTCCGACGACAACTCCGATCACCCCGAGTATAAATGGAAACAGAACGACAAGTGGCACGTAATTGCTCCGGTCCACGATGATCCACCAGCACCTCGCCGGAAAATCCACAACTCCTCCGTCTCCAGCGGCACCGACGCCGATGTCTCACAATCGCCGCTTGGTGCCGATTccaagaacaagaagagaaagaaaaagaaaaaatccaaaCCAAGGATTCGGATCAGCACCTCTTCCGGCGATAGCGGTTGGTTCAGCAGTGAAGGTGGCGAAGATGACGGCAAAGACCGCGAAGAAACCGAAACCCTCGTCTCCTCCTCTCGGAGTATCTCCACCGACTACTCCACAGACTTCAATCCTCACTTGGAGACCATAAACGAATCTCCCAACGAGAATGGATCGAggcacaagaagaagaagaagaagaaccacagAAGGGTCAGGAGGCTGAAACCAGCTGGAAAGGGGAAGACGAGTTCATCGCCGGGGACTGATACGCCGCCGAGATTGTCGGTGTTCCAGAAGCTAATCCCATGTACGGTGGATGGGAAGGTAAGGGAGAGCTTTGCGGTGATAAAGAGATCAGAACATCCGTACGAGGATTTCAAGCGTTCCATGTTAGAGATGATCGTTGAGAAACAGATGTTCGAGGCGAGGGAATTGGAACAGCTCCTCCATTGTTTTCTGTCTCTAAACTCTCGTCAACACCATGGAATCATCGTGGAAGCGTTCTCGGAGATTTGGGAGACCTTTTTCTGTAAATCTCCGAGGACTCAACTCGATTTAGAAGCTTCCTGA